The Methanobacterium formicicum genome includes a region encoding these proteins:
- the ribH gene encoding 6,7-dimethyl-8-ribityllumazine synthase — translation MVKVRIGAVVAEFNYDITHMMLELAKEHAKFLDSEITEVITVPGVFDMPLAIKKLLQQDDIDAVVTLGAVIEGATSHDEIVVQHASRKIADLALDYDKPVGLGITGPGMTRLEAHQRVEYAKRAVEAVVKMTDRLK, via the coding sequence ATGGTAAAAGTTAGAATAGGGGCCGTAGTTGCAGAATTTAATTATGACATCACTCATATGATGTTAGAATTAGCTAAAGAGCATGCTAAATTTTTAGACTCTGAAATCACAGAAGTAATAACCGTTCCGGGGGTTTTTGATATGCCTTTGGCCATTAAGAAACTCCTGCAACAGGATGATATTGATGCTGTGGTCACCTTAGGGGCAGTAATTGAAGGTGCCACTTCCCACGATGAAATCGTGGTTCAACATGCTTCCCGTAAGATAGCAGACCTGGCTTTGGATTATGATAAACCAGTGGGGTTGGGAATCACCGGACCAGGCATGACCCGTCTGGAAGCCCATCAGAGGGTTGAATACGCCAAACGTGCAGTGGAAGCCGTAGTCAAAATGACGGACCGGCTCAAATAG
- the mmp11 gene encoding methanogenesis marker protein 11 has translation MEILTPGDLKDKFQDPWIAPYEKVITMVDDQKVEIVEYHPCISGSQWMIYQYQHSSDIVLNAKRDGNKHTFLVKVGKSNLSLKPSLHAAGIEEVSVDDDEVKVVHAGLAGAGVGAAMCRGMAEGVKRVELQDVGGGSKVGRATVVTPRMEKIVIGVDDTDTKEEGATWTLAHNVGAELARQGYNYLDHVTVQLYPHNPNKTQNCVAIALVFAVNPGEKDALVQKVVGLLKEKTLSDKTAIAVLKGLNVPDELREYGKSAKRSMLTVEEAEKVAKNAGVELVEVTGSQGKIGALAALGVYNDIEEAVKVYY, from the coding sequence ATGGAAATACTCACCCCCGGAGATTTAAAGGATAAATTTCAAGATCCATGGATTGCACCCTACGAAAAGGTCATAACCATGGTGGATGACCAGAAGGTGGAGATTGTGGAGTACCATCCCTGTATCTCGGGATCCCAGTGGATGATCTACCAGTACCAGCATAGCAGCGACATAGTACTGAATGCTAAAAGAGATGGGAATAAACATACTTTCCTGGTTAAAGTTGGAAAATCTAATTTAAGCCTCAAACCCAGTTTACACGCGGCGGGGATTGAAGAAGTCTCTGTGGATGATGATGAAGTGAAGGTTGTCCATGCCGGACTGGCTGGAGCCGGTGTGGGTGCTGCCATGTGCCGGGGAATGGCCGAAGGTGTAAAAAGGGTAGAACTTCAGGACGTAGGGGGAGGATCCAAGGTGGGAAGAGCAACCGTGGTCACCCCCAGAATGGAGAAGATAGTCATTGGCGTTGATGACACTGACACCAAAGAGGAAGGCGCTACTTGGACTTTAGCCCATAATGTTGGCGCAGAACTTGCCAGGCAGGGCTATAATTATCTGGACCATGTCACAGTACAGTTGTATCCACACAATCCCAATAAAACCCAGAACTGTGTGGCCATTGCCCTGGTTTTCGCAGTGAACCCGGGAGAAAAGGATGCCCTGGTTCAGAAGGTGGTTGGTTTACTCAAAGAAAAAACTTTATCCGATAAAACAGCCATTGCTGTTCTTAAAGGTCTGAATGTTCCTGATGAGCTGAGAGAGTATGGAAAATCTGCTAAGAGGTCTATGTTAACTGTGGAAGAAGCTGAAAAAGTAGCAAAAAATGCAGGGGTGGAACTGGTAGAAGTCACTGGTTCCCAGGGAAAAATAGGAGCATTAGCTGCTCTGGGTGTTTACAACGATATTGAAGAGGCAGTCAAGGTTTACTACTGA
- a CDS encoding glycosyltransferase has translation MYWIVLLFVLFIASVKTRSSKKPMTVSVILPAYNEEKTVASVIKTVQALNYVDEIIVVNDGSLDATEKMAKEAGATVISHTKNRGKGAAIKTGFKNSKGDVVVFLDADLQKLNPQQVDKMIRPILNDEADVTKTKFKREAGRVTELTAKPLLSFFFPEIKFEQPLSGQFAARRSFLSNINLEDDYGVDVGIVLDADVMGARVKEVDIGNITHSMSSLHELNIVATEVVRTIVDRANSYGRITMIDTLGKSIRMGVLGLSLTTLGFFFVFFIRIRPSYLALYIGLAIIIIGIIIAAYYVIKIIRASIKTILRPDDKSRNLKSFFYMHSPLIVSALIMFAVLFTMLGSVHVDEGKISIEPAARNVIFWKQPVENQTIDVRGPYTVDSALENEFSIIRMPQDALNTLELGYGDTITINGETYTLNQTIPGEDSILRIPYDARNALGINIRDVIRDTDLRNYFQDLYAQKNLPLTTSNMTVTEGLIVKNTLSDGKIINLYLNNEKVGTTTGILKDGAYKIYVNGYLYKTIQINNSSSQKTFLVTKGNNVVKIEIAGDAKSSAELPTSNSGILFNFKFNS, from the coding sequence GTGTATTGGATTGTTCTATTATTTGTACTGTTCATTGCTTCGGTGAAAACCAGAAGCTCAAAAAAACCAATGACTGTTTCAGTCATATTGCCCGCTTACAACGAAGAAAAAACTGTTGCCAGCGTGATAAAAACTGTACAGGCATTGAATTACGTTGATGAAATAATTGTAGTCAACGACGGATCCCTGGATGCCACTGAAAAAATGGCAAAAGAGGCGGGGGCTACAGTTATAAGCCACACTAAAAACCGGGGTAAAGGTGCCGCTATTAAAACTGGTTTTAAAAATTCTAAGGGTGATGTGGTTGTATTTTTGGATGCCGACCTCCAGAAACTGAACCCTCAGCAGGTGGATAAGATGATCCGGCCCATCCTGAATGATGAAGCCGATGTCACCAAAACCAAATTCAAAAGGGAAGCAGGGAGAGTAACTGAGCTAACAGCAAAACCATTGTTAAGTTTTTTCTTCCCTGAAATCAAGTTTGAACAACCCCTTAGTGGCCAGTTTGCCGCTAGAAGGTCCTTCCTCAGTAATATAAATCTGGAAGATGACTACGGAGTAGATGTGGGGATTGTCCTGGACGCCGATGTAATGGGTGCCCGGGTTAAAGAAGTGGACATTGGTAACATTACTCACTCCATGTCCTCCCTGCACGAACTGAACATAGTGGCCACTGAAGTGGTACGTACCATTGTGGACCGTGCCAACAGCTACGGTAGAATAACCATGATCGACACCCTGGGAAAATCCATTAGAATGGGTGTTCTAGGACTTTCACTTACCACTCTAGGATTCTTTTTCGTCTTTTTCATACGAATACGCCCTTCCTACCTTGCCCTGTACATAGGGCTGGCCATAATCATAATAGGGATTATAATTGCCGCGTATTACGTTATCAAAATTATCAGAGCTTCAATTAAAACCATTTTAAGGCCTGATGATAAGTCCCGGAATCTGAAATCCTTTTTTTACATGCATTCCCCCCTCATTGTCTCGGCACTCATAATGTTTGCCGTCTTATTCACCATGCTAGGCTCGGTGCACGTGGACGAGGGTAAAATATCCATTGAACCTGCTGCCAGAAACGTTATATTCTGGAAGCAACCAGTGGAAAATCAGACCATTGATGTGCGGGGCCCTTACACCGTGGACAGTGCCCTGGAGAATGAGTTTTCTATTATTAGAATGCCACAGGATGCTCTGAATACATTGGAGTTGGGGTACGGGGATACGATTACCATCAATGGGGAGACGTATACCTTGAATCAGACTATTCCCGGTGAGGATAGCATACTGCGAATTCCATATGACGCTCGAAACGCCCTGGGGATTAACATTCGGGATGTTATTAGGGATACTGATCTGCGAAATTATTTCCAGGATCTTTATGCCCAGAAGAACCTCCCTCTAACCACCTCCAATATGACAGTGACTGAAGGCCTTATAGTTAAAAACACGTTAAGCGATGGTAAAATAATCAATTTGTACCTTAACAATGAAAAAGTAGGCACAACTACGGGAATACTCAAAGATGGGGCCTACAAGATCTACGTGAATGGTTACCTTTACAAAACCATCCAGATCAATAACAGCAGTTCCCAGAAGACATTCCTAGTGACTAAAGGCAACAACGTGGTGAAGATCGAGATTGCAGGAGATGCCAAGTCCAGTGCAGAACTCCCCACCTCCAATAGTGGAATTTTATTCAACTTCAAGTTCAACAGTTGA